One Phalacrocorax aristotelis chromosome 11, bGulAri2.1, whole genome shotgun sequence DNA segment encodes these proteins:
- the UPRT gene encoding uracil phosphoribosyltransferase homolog has protein sequence MEAMPCQNQRLGPRPQDEQPAAAAAGGVSRLIRFAEPGEDSGCPSPDSSSGGNGVAAAAPAIPAGEGGAEPIGPQLKLLPMNDQLRELQTIIRDKKSSRGDFVFSADRLIRLVVEEGLNQLPYTECTVTTPTGHKYEGVRFEKGNCGVSIMRSGEAMEQGLRDCCRSIRIGKILIQSDEETQRAKVYYAKFPPDIYRRKVLLMYPILSTGNTVIEAVKVLVEHGVQPSVIILLSLFSTPHGAKSIIQEFPEITILTTEVHPVAPTHFGQKYFGTD, from the exons ATGGAGGCGATGCCCTGCCAGAACCAGCGGCTCGGCCCGCGGCCGCAGGACGAgcagccggcggcggcggcggcgggcggcgtCTCCCGGCTGATCCGCTTCGCAGAACCCGGCGAGGACAGCGGCTGCCCCAGCCCGGACAGCAGCAGCGGCGGGAATGgcgtggcggcggcggcaccggcgATCCCCGCGGGAGAGGGCGGCGCGGAGCCGATCGGGCCGCAGCTGAAGCTGCTGCCCATGAACGACCAGCTGCGGGAGCTGCAGACGATCATCCGGGACAA GAAATCCAGTAGAGGAGACTTCGTATTTTCTGCTGATCGTCTG ATCAGACTTGTGGTTGAAGAGGGCCTGAATCAGCTGCCATACACAGAATGTACCGTGACCACGCCAACAG GACACAAGTACGAAGGAGTCAGATTTGAAAAGGGAAACTGCGGGGTCAGCATAATGAGAAGTG GAGAGGCGATGGAACAAGGTTTACGAGACTGCTGTAGATCAATCCGCATAGGAAAAATCCTGATACAGAGCGACGAGGAGACTCAGCGAGCGAAAGTGTACTACGCTAAGTTTCCACCAGACATTTACAGGAGAAAAGTTCTTCTGATGTACCCAATACTAA gtACCGGTAATACCGTCATTGAGGCTGTCAAAGTCCTTGTAGAGCACGGCGTACAACCGAGTGTCATTATCCTGCTAAGCCTATTCTCCACACCTCACG GTGCCAAATCTATCATCCAGGAATTCCCAGAGATCACAATTTTGACTACTGAAGTTCATCCTGTTGCACCAACACACTTTGGACAGAAGTACTTTGGAACAGACTGA